cgtcGATATTTTTCGCATCTTCGCTAGTTTCTTCAGTTTGTGAAACGGCACTTTCAACGACGTTACTAGCGGGGTTCTCTTTTTTCCTTAACTCTACACCGGGGCCCAAAGAAAGAACTTTAAGGTTCGGATCAGTCTGTATTTGTTTCAATTCATTAAGTTGAATTTGTTTTGACTCGGATGAATTAACTACATTGTCCAAATTtctagttgttgttgttgttgctgctacAGATGAACTAGATGGGTTTGGTTTTATTGTGATGTTGATACTTGAGGATAACTTGGAAAGAATTTCAGGGGCAATGACGTTGTTCGAGATCACGTCATTGCAGCAGTCTTTATTAATTTCAGGAGGTTTCGATTCATCAGGTTTGCCTGTAACACGCTGAATAGTAACATCTCCTAGCTTCGCTACGCTAAACGGATCCATTACAGCATCTCATTCCAGCATGGCCATactttctacggtaaaaaaaaataaaactgatctATAATACGTTGCTaataaaatgatttcattttcgagttaaattacaaaaactgaaattaattaattaacgaAATTCTTTGACGCAAGTATTACATTACATCGGTTACCTATTTGAAACAACTGAATTTGTTTTACAGTCcgtaaacattttcaaacagaACGACATATTTAATCCAGTTTCAATGATGATACGCCGATGATAATGGTTCAcgttttgcccaaaaatttcaCGTCAATTCATTTCGCAATCTTTGAAAATACCGTAAagaaataacaattttaaaacaatgaaaacaaCTTACTGTTAAAGTATCTTCGCCGAATTACAATCATGATTGTGAAACTGACTAATTGAAATAGTAATTCGCAAACTGTTACGATTTCTTTAACACACTTGTAATAAActttttctcatgaaatattGACATTTCACTCTATGCGATCATTTTTCTACGAAATAAATcactggaaattgaaaattttcacttcgatTTTCGCTATCAACACATCAAAACACCTAATGGTTTCCtctactttttctttttataatcCCGCAGTGTTACCGGCCTtgataaatgaaaatgttatcatcaacttctaaaaaaaattacataatttttttttcttcttcgatttggaaagtcaaaaaattaatgaaagcTGGAAAAGTTCTCGTTGTTCGTACGAGAAAGctgtaaaaagtaaatttcagcttcaagtttcaaaatgggatttctagttcgtcaaaatttcaataccagaAAATAATGAACTGAAAATCGGCATTCTTCAGGCATTTACGTTGTCGTTTTCTTCTATGAAATGTATGATTCATCATGACATGATCCGATTCCGATCATCCATGTTGCAAAAAAACACACCAGTATCTCACCTCCAATTCTCTCAACTACGTCAAGTCCAagcttcaaacttcaaagtccATCCGTCAAAATTCTAGTATTATGTACCATTCTAATTAGAAGCATATCACTCACTTCTTTGAATTCCTGATTAATACCCAAaccttgaaaaataatataatttcttttttcattacgCCATTTATATTCCGACTATCAGAAATTACGAGAACTGGTCACTAGCTTACAGCTGACAAAATCAGTTGTTGATCCATAACTTCGGTTTCATTCCAAATATTAACATTATGTACTTCCACCTTCATACCTACTCGACACATTCTGGGCGCAGATTTCGTTCGGACTTTTTGGCTATGAGattgaaagatgaaattgaaCCCTTCCATAGAGCTAACTATTCAAAAACTTCTAACTTTGGTACAGCGaataaaagtttcaaagttgttGCAGTGAAAATCATCCACACAAACTCAAATCAATACATTATAATAATGATGATTAAtaacataaaattattttctcaaaaagtaaaaCACCGATACAAATGGGAGCAAAATTAAACGAAGTACACAATATTTTACAAAcggaaaacaacaaaaactgaatataaaaaatttacatcaacgTTGCGGTATTTTCGttagttttataaaatttagttAAGTAATGTTTATCGAATCGCTCAACTCGAATAACTCTAACGAAACCGCATTCGTATCCGATGGCTAGCCAATTGAAACTGTTGTAGTTTTGATTCCAACATACctgcaacaaaaattcaaacattatcTGTATTCAAATAGATAAACCGAAAAAGGTGAACCGAACGATCAACTTACTTTATTTACGGATGTAATGTTACTGTTTTTCAAGTCAAAACTCAAAGTTTCACTATTCATATCATTCTTAGCTTTCTATTcagcgaaaaaaatataaacacgaTACTCGGTTAGTATAATGAGAATTAAATATGTAGTAGATATATTGGAAACCCTGATGAAACTTACATCTATGAATTGAATGCCATTATTTTTGATAGCTGTTGTACAGTCGTATAAATCATTTGTTGAAGGCATGGAGGCAACCAATTCATCAGAGCTGAAATCCTTCTTATCGGCATCACTTAATTTGACCAACTCAGTGGACGTAAGAAtctataagatgaaaaaaaaatgaaaaatacagaataaacaaaaaattatttgcgaATTGAATTAAGatcaaaataaaacatcaaaCCTTTTCAAAATCAGGACTTTTATAGGTCAACATGGCCAAATGTTTCGCAGCGTACACCGAAACAAAACCGCCATTACTTGAAACAGCAACCGTATCATTCCACAACGAATACGATAGGgactgaaatttttacaaagtgaTATTATTATTCATCCTCGAACACAAATAAACCCAACAAACCGTAAAACTCACCCAGAACGTGTCTCTTATATTcatcaaagttttctttttttcgaacgGATCACGAGGATGTGCAATAAAAGAACCTGATTCACCAACCCTACAaaagaatataaatttttataaacaatACAGTAATAAAACGAAGTCCCGATCTTTATACAGTCAACTTGATACTTACAAATTTCCGAAATCGTGAACATTGGCGGTAACAATCCAATGCTGCATCCAAACTGCATCTAAAACAGGAGTGGGTCTTTCGCACTCGTGTATCGGACCAGATAAATCATTCAAATCCCAATGTCGGGTAACTCGATTTATCGAACCAGTGAGAAGGTACTTGCTGTTGTTTAACCAGTGTAGATCCAATGCTACGAACAAATTTTCACATCAGATACGATTGATCATTAGACCAAAACAAATCGTAGAATACGAACCGGTAATGGCCGAATTATGAGCCTCAAATATTCTATAAGGATAAACGACGTTTCCTTTCTTGAGTAATACAGATGCAGTATTGATGTTCCAAAAAGCGACAGAaccatttgaaaaaccaccGATTAATGAACTGCAATACGACCAGTTGTTTAAGCAAATAGCATTATAATACAAAAGGTCAAAATGTAAATCAACGTCTTACTTATGAGGAGAGATTTGATCCCAAACTATTCTCGTGCATTGCACATTATCGTAGCGAACTTTTAAGATCAAATCTGGTTTAGGATTCGTAACAGTGtcccttggaaaaaaaaataaacgttaatATATTGTTCATCAAGTGTCTACCTGTTTTATCGTATGGTCTGTCTTACTTAGGTTCTTTATCACTAATTTCCAATTTTGGTACATTATACACAATGACACAACCAGAAGACGTCGCCGCAGCTAGAATACCTAGTCTAGTGGTAGTCGATAAATTATTGAATCCGCCGGACGGACACCATTCCATGGACCACACAGCTCCGTATGAATGGGCAATTGACCATCCTAATACAGGTTTTTGGATGTCGTTGCTGTTGAAAATACGATAGCATTGGAAAGTTATCATTTCGAAACATTTCTACTctagttttaaaattataaaaatatatgtTATACGTACCTAATGTTATCAATGGAGCTGAATTTCCAAAACTGAATAAGAGACGGAAATGAAACACTTTCGTTAGTTCCTATCAGATGATTCATATGCCTCAAGGTAGAAACTGCGAGATATTGTTCGGTAACATGAGCAGGAATTGGCGCCCAAGCCATGGCCCAAACAGGACCGCCAACATAACATAGAGGAACTCCTACAAAAATATCGATACAGCGTTACAAAACACATCGTAATAATCGACatgttcgatttaaaaaaacatcatgaTATACCTTTTATCACATCTGCTTGGAATAAATCAAACTGCGAAGATGACCCGCCGTTATGGAAATAAGCCTTCACTGATTTCGTATGTATTGGAATGTATTTTTCCGTTTCTGTGGACGATAACAATTCCCATTCCTTCGTGTTTACTTTCATATGAACGTGTAAAGGCGTcgaggaaaataatttcaaacgtctgttcatcaaaatgaaatcaaactcGTATAATTTGTTTTCGAAATAACATTCAAAACGAAGTATGTCGACTTACAAATCAACCGTCCACCTCAGAGGATCCGTGCGACCGGAACAATATTGTTGAAACGCGTTTCGGAGTCCTAATTTATCAGTAATACTAGTCGAAGTCAACACTCGATCAGATTTTtctggaaacaatttttttaatgaacatAACATTCAACGGATAACATTATTCTGTCATTATGTTGCTTACTTCGCGGGGTAAGCGATGGAATTGCTTTTCGTATCGAAGGCTTTTCAGATTCCAAATCAGAATTATAATCGTCTTCATCATCGGATTTGTCCTCAACCGCACCAACATCGAAATCGGCGTCTCTGTTACTCGTTTCATCATCAGAATTATTCTGATCGTATTTaaaattgtggaatttttgACGAGTTGAAACTCGTCGTCCTGATTCGGTAGTACTGGTAATTATTTCTTCGTTTACATTACTCAGGCATTGCTTTTTAGAAtgataaataatttcattttcgtatTTGGTTTTATAATCGCACGAAGAACAGCTGAATTCCTAGAATTTGAAGAACCCAATATGATTGAGAAAAACGTTTCAAGATTGACAAAATCGCTAACCGGATTATTATACTTACGCAAAATATTGAAACGCAGTTTGATACATGAGATTTGAGATCTTCTTTACTAATTGCCATATGCCGACAACTTAAACCCATACACATGTACAAATCACACGACGTTTTAAGCTCAGTCCAAAATTCTTCATCAGCAATGACatctttttttggtaattctctTCTGGTGAAACCCATTCGAATACGTTTACGCGCCGGCGTATCGGGGTCATCGGAATCGctgtaagatgaaaaaattcatgacgatgttttcagatttgaatcgggactaatttgaaaatatttcttacTCTAATTCTAGCGAATTGAGTAACGCATCGTTTTCATTTGAGAAACACATGCCACCTTTAGTAGGCTTATAATAACCGTGAAATTTAATATAATGAAATCTAACGCTAGATGGCCGCAAAGCTCGTCCGCAAAGTTTACAAGTTTCAAATAAACTATTTTTGTcctgaaaaaagaaatgtaAAGTAAATTAAACGCGTACTTTCATAAAAGTATACTCGTAGATATAGCGAAAAGGaatcaatttcaaatacctCTTTTTGGCAAAATCTCACATGACTGACATAACCCACGACACTTTTACGTACATCACCACATTTCTCACAGGCGAGCCGGatagcttttttcttcaaagcaTCAGGGGTAATCGAAGATTGTAAAATTCTCACCACATCACTATCATCGTTCAAGTCCTAAAAAACAACGAAGAACTTAGCAGTGCGATTATAAAAATCTAAACTATTCTTAAATACAATGAACTTGCAATTTCTTGATCGCCTTCTATCCAGCTAAGGTAATAATGTGATActtgatgataatttttgtaatgtcgaaacgtcatttttttcttacaccGTCCGCAATTAATCTGCAATACATTAAATCGAGTTTTCAGCAATAAATTAACACTCAATTTCACTCAATTAGTTCGGTCAAAATCAACATACCATCATATCATCAGTATATTTCTCGTCGTAAACAAAACTCTTCggctttttaaataatttgcCATATTTGGTCCGATTTTTCACATCTTCCATGTATAATTCTTCGTCTATATCACGCGTTTCATCTGGAATCTCGACAGGAGGAGGCGGAGGTGGTTTCTTGGGCTGCCAATTGAAACATGATCGGCATTAACTTttacgaaaatgaaaacgagaGCAGTTTTCTTCGGCTTGCAAAATTATTTACCTTTAAAATACGAGGAGCTTTCTGAGGTGCAactttttcttcagttttcgaaACAGAAGCATCCTTTTCGGAATCTTTCTGTTCGTCGATATCGAGACGAGCTCGTTTTTTCTTAGGATGATAACTTTCCTAatatataaaaatatataaattcaATTCCACATCGACAATGATAGGTTAACATTTTTATATCGTAAAATATTACATACATATATGAAAGGAGATTCTTCTCTGTCTTTGTgagaattcaaattattttccatcGTTTTTGGCGTATCGTTATTTTTCTGTAAACTAGTATCACTCGTCGTATCAGATTTCCGCGGTCGTCCCAgtttacccttttttttctttggtaagtttacctgaaaaaaaaattacatttcattttaaaaatttccacagtTATAATATATGTGCAACTGGGTATAAATTCTGTTACTTTAGACGCAGGCTTGACGGTTGTTTCGGGAACGTCCGACTCGTCTATGGCAATATCATGAATTGGTCTCGGAGTAAAACCAAATGTATCTTGCAAGGATTTCAAAGACGGTCTTCCTTTTTTCTATTCGAagtatacgaaaaaaattagtataaaAGAAGATTCGTCGAATgcgaattactcaaaaattatgTCAATTACTTTCACTGGAACATTTGGTTTCAGATCGTCCTTTAATACATTATTAATTTTCgctttattcttcaaaaatacgcTTTTACGATCAGACAATTTGGCGTCGAAAAGTTTATCCacctttttttgttcatctgtCGTTGTAGGTAATGATTTATTCAGTTTAGGTTTCAAaggctgaaaaaaatacaaaaattgtatAGGAAAATTACGCTAAAACCATAATATTACAAAATAAGTATAATGAAGTAAATAGTACCACTTTGGGAACAGGTTGTTTAGGTGGAATTGACAATGATTTAGGTCTTTTGTGTAATTTAGGTGGTCTTCCTCTCTTTCTCGGAGCAGAGACGccctgaaaaatttagaaatacgTTAATACAAACCTACAATAAAACACGAAAATCAAAAAGTAATTCTTTACCGCTACTGAAGATGTATCCTTCATAAAACCGTTAGACTTTGCCTCGGCGTCtttgtttttatcaaatttactgGTATCATTGAGAGACAAATCCGTATCAATTTCCTTTGAATCATCAGCCTGGTCAGCTACTAAATCgtttttctaaaacaaaaacGTAAACGTTCGTTTtacttgaagattttttcattgGGAATACACCAATAAAGTACCAATTTAAAAGTTGATACGGGTTCAAAATCAGCCTCAAGTGTTTCGATAGAATCAACAGGTATCACTGTTTTcatcttcttcatttttataatatgAACTTGTTTAatctttgataaaaatcattttgatcattaattttcatttcatcttgaATGTGAAGTTGACAACAACTAACAAAAATTTACCTTTGTAGAAACGGGCGTGAGAGTTGATTTGTGCGCGACTGATTCTTTGGTACGGACGGAATCACTTAAGGAAAGAAGGGCATTTGCGACATCACTACAAATACTTTCTTCCGTGGTTGTATCCTgtagagataatttttttatgaatgaataCGAATAAACGCAATAATAAAACACTGATATAGCTTTCATTACCACCATCGAAGATGTAGCAGGAGTCTCAGGCCGTTCATTAGTAGCTTCTGATTCGGatttgatttttggaggcctTCCTCGTTTCTTTTTTATAGGATCagtctaaaaataatttctaataGTAAAATTGtctcattgtaaaaaaaaaaaaaaaaaaaaaatcggttacATACCACAGCAGATGTGTTCTTAGGTGTTTCTTTTTGAGTGAAAGAATCAGATACCTaccagaataatttcaaaaaaattagtattcatGCATTCATTACATAAAATgcaacttgattttttatgatagtaaaaattaccatgGAATTCGAAGTATTGGCAGAATCAgaatttggtatttttatatCCGCGATATCACGTGTTTTTGGTGTTTCTACGGCgtttaaatatgaattttcaattctatcGTTGACGTTGGTAGTTGATTTATTCGCACTGTTCGTAGAAATatcctaaaatcatttttaaacacatttgagcatttgtaaaattcttttattttcaattttttaaacacagcgtgcaataaaattttacgaagtGTTACTATAAAAAGTACGTACAGTTACAATCGCGCTGTCATTAGCAGAGGAATCTAGATGAGCATCTGGATTTTTACGAGGCCTTCCTCTTTTTCTAGGAGAAGTATCGTTATtctatttttgcaacaa
The sequence above is a segment of the Planococcus citri chromosome 3, ihPlaCitr1.1, whole genome shotgun sequence genome. Coding sequences within it:
- the LOC135840117 gene encoding uncharacterized protein LOC135840117 isoform X2, producing the protein MRGSVINRSPGIFVGNIERELIRLKIHCKIRSNLSSPFPLHHDASSIPFLKFWRISISEDLKKKINFDPSLLYYSPTSKENEEDEKPPVTNVETYNSTNRKHICTVCGKRFFTVSALNVHIEHHPPNERSNIEKDDDNANTNRKNQYVWNNGIKCSKFECNFIALDAVEYSKHISTCEGIRLTKNADNSFCEFCNSYFSSENHYKAHLILQHPDCAPDISLKEYDAKYTTISDPVSLYVSENNSEIDADIKLSKNISHLKYPDSSITKRKSKEAGTEEISQLNQNTDKIMEQVTSIVESTPTVTNSEKIQEVKQDLTSTVGKSPMENSDSANVSKTANINNLPDLMENGKCDENEKTEHSAIQLNDVIDEKSPVEKLEESPSKENNVIADPSTNYDNLEQNNSQNISIEDERIEISHDAPPKSVEVKNDLTEKLPDGEPSDNAKVQQTVDEDEKLQRNSVEADSKNDKQTDDTTKHENYVNVEKMMYNLFKDEGTTETSLQERGDVQDLNDVSPEKNKEENELSQTNNVTDADKEDSDFEEFDYNRAGKKKYLKSYSRLNKNKTDLNKEEKVDETPVTKEEVDGTELAALDSEEPKQKKTVGRKSKKSLIVETPATDLNIKERSTRTRKKLILPDFEYDSDYKSYTPEVSKRIEVPKRPSLPKNNDTSPRKRGRPRKNPDAHLDSSANDSAIVTDISTNSANKSTTNVNDRIENSYLNAVETPKTRDIADIKIPNSDSANTSNSMVSDSFTQKETPKNTSAVTDPIKKKRGRPPKIKSESEATNERPETPATSSMVDTTTEESICSDVANALLSLSDSVRTKESVAHKSTLTPVSTKKNDLVADQADDSKEIDTDLSLNDTSKFDKNKDAEAKSNGFMKDTSSVAGVSAPRKRGRPPKLHKRPKSLSIPPKQPVPKVPLKPKLNKSLPTTTDEQKKVDKLFDAKLSDRKSVFLKNKAKINNVLKDDLKPNVPVKKKGRPSLKSLQDTFGFTPRPIHDIAIDESDVPETTVKPASKVNLPKKKKGKLGRPRKSDTTSDTSLQKNNDTPKTMENNLNSHKDREESPFIYESYHPKKKRARLDIDEQKDSEKDASVSKTEEKVAPQKAPRILKPKKPPPPPPVEIPDETRDIDEELYMEDVKNRTKYGKLFKKPKSFVYDEKYTDDMMINCGRCKKKMTFRHYKNYHQVSHYYLSWIEGDQEIDLNDDSDVVRILQSSITPDALKKKAIRLACEKCGDVRKSVVGYVSHVRFCQKEDKNSLFETCKLCGRALRPSSVRFHYIKFHGYYKPTKGGMCFSNENDALLNSLELDDSDDPDTPARKRIRMGFTRRELPKKDVIADEEFWTELKTSCDLYMCMGLSCRHMAISKEDLKSHVSNCVSIFCEFSCSSCDYKTKYENEIIYHSKKQCLSNVNEEIITSTTESGRRVSTRQKFHNFKYDQNNSDDETSNRDADFDVGAVEDKSDDEDDYNSDLESEKPSIRKAIPSLTPRKKSDRVLTSTSITDKLGLRNAFQQYCSGRTDPLRWTVDLRLKLFSSTPLHVHMKVNTKEWELLSSTETEKYIPIHTKSVKAYFHNGGSSSQFDLFQADVIKGVPLCYVGGPVWAMAWAPIPAHVTEQYLAVSTLRHMNHLIGTNESVSFPSLIQFWKFSSIDNISNDIQKPVLGWSIAHSYGAVWSMEWCPSGGFNNLSTTTRLGILAAATSSGCVIVYNVPKLEISDKEPKDTVTNPKPDLILKVRYDNVQCTRIVWDQISPHNSLIGGFSNGSVAFWNINTASVLLKKGNVVYPYRIFEAHNSAITALDLHWLNNSKYLLTGSINRVTRHWDLNDLSGPIHECERPTPVLDAVWMQHWIVTANVHDFGNLVGESGSFIAHPRDPFEKKKTLMNIRDTFWSLSYSLWNDTVAVSSNGGFVSVYAAKHLAMLTYKSPDFEKILTSTELVKLSDADKKDFSSDELVASMPSTNDLYDCTTAIKNNGIQFIDKAKNDMNSETLSFDLKNSNITSVNKVCWNQNYNSFNWLAIGYECGFVRVIRVERFDKHYLTKFYKTNENTATLM
- the LOC135840117 gene encoding uncharacterized protein LOC135840117 isoform X1 produces the protein MRGSVINRSPGIFVGNIERELIRLKIHCKIRSNLSSPFPLHHDASSIPFLKFWRISISEDLKKKINFDPSLLYYSPTSKENEEDEKPPVTNVETYNSTNRKHICTVCGKRFFTVSALNVHIEHHPPNERSNIEKDDDNANTNRKNQYVWNNGIKCSKFECNFIALDAVEYSKHISTCEGIRLTKNADNSFCEFCNSYFSSENHYKAHLILQHPDCAPDISLKEYDAKYTTISDPVSLYVSENNSEIDADIKLSKNISHLKYPDSSITKRKSKEAGTEEISQLNQNTDKIMEQVTSIVESTPTVTNSEKIQEVKQDLTSTVGKSPMENSDSANVSKTANINNLPDLMENGKCDENEKTEHSAIQLNDVIDEKSPVEKLEESPSKENNVIADPSTNYDNLEQNNSQNISIEDERIEISHDAPPKSVEVKNDLTEKLPDGEPSDNAKVQQTVDEDEKLQRNSVEADSKNDKQTDDTTKHENYVNVEKMMYNLFKDEGTTETSLQERGDVQDLNDVSPEKNKEENELSQTNNVTDADKEDSDFEEFDYNRAGKKKYLKSYSRLNKNKTDLNKEEKVDETPVTKEEVDGTELAALDSEEPKQKKTVGRKSKKSLIVETPATDLNIKERSTRTRKKLILPDFEYDSDYKSYTPEVSKRIEVPKRPSLPKNNDTSPRKRGRPRKNPDAHLDSSANDSAIVTDISTNSANKSTTNVNDRIENSYLNAVETPKTRDIADIKIPNSDSANTSNSMVSDSFTQKETPKNTSAVTDPIKKKRGRPPKIKSESEATNERPETPATSSMVDTTTEESICSDVANALLSLSDSVRTKESVAHKSTLTPVSTKIKQVHIIKMKKMKTVIPVDSIETLEADFEPVSTFKLKNDLVADQADDSKEIDTDLSLNDTSKFDKNKDAEAKSNGFMKDTSSVAGVSAPRKRGRPPKLHKRPKSLSIPPKQPVPKVPLKPKLNKSLPTTTDEQKKVDKLFDAKLSDRKSVFLKNKAKINNVLKDDLKPNVPVKKKGRPSLKSLQDTFGFTPRPIHDIAIDESDVPETTVKPASKVNLPKKKKGKLGRPRKSDTTSDTSLQKNNDTPKTMENNLNSHKDREESPFIYESYHPKKKRARLDIDEQKDSEKDASVSKTEEKVAPQKAPRILKPKKPPPPPPVEIPDETRDIDEELYMEDVKNRTKYGKLFKKPKSFVYDEKYTDDMMINCGRCKKKMTFRHYKNYHQVSHYYLSWIEGDQEIDLNDDSDVVRILQSSITPDALKKKAIRLACEKCGDVRKSVVGYVSHVRFCQKEDKNSLFETCKLCGRALRPSSVRFHYIKFHGYYKPTKGGMCFSNENDALLNSLELDDSDDPDTPARKRIRMGFTRRELPKKDVIADEEFWTELKTSCDLYMCMGLSCRHMAISKEDLKSHVSNCVSIFCEFSCSSCDYKTKYENEIIYHSKKQCLSNVNEEIITSTTESGRRVSTRQKFHNFKYDQNNSDDETSNRDADFDVGAVEDKSDDEDDYNSDLESEKPSIRKAIPSLTPRKKSDRVLTSTSITDKLGLRNAFQQYCSGRTDPLRWTVDLRLKLFSSTPLHVHMKVNTKEWELLSSTETEKYIPIHTKSVKAYFHNGGSSSQFDLFQADVIKGVPLCYVGGPVWAMAWAPIPAHVTEQYLAVSTLRHMNHLIGTNESVSFPSLIQFWKFSSIDNISNDIQKPVLGWSIAHSYGAVWSMEWCPSGGFNNLSTTTRLGILAAATSSGCVIVYNVPKLEISDKEPKDTVTNPKPDLILKVRYDNVQCTRIVWDQISPHNSLIGGFSNGSVAFWNINTASVLLKKGNVVYPYRIFEAHNSAITALDLHWLNNSKYLLTGSINRVTRHWDLNDLSGPIHECERPTPVLDAVWMQHWIVTANVHDFGNLVGESGSFIAHPRDPFEKKKTLMNIRDTFWSLSYSLWNDTVAVSSNGGFVSVYAAKHLAMLTYKSPDFEKILTSTELVKLSDADKKDFSSDELVASMPSTNDLYDCTTAIKNNGIQFIDKAKNDMNSETLSFDLKNSNITSVNKVCWNQNYNSFNWLAIGYECGFVRVIRVERFDKHYLTKFYKTNENTATLM
- the LOC135840117 gene encoding uncharacterized protein LOC135840117 isoform X3 codes for the protein MEDLKKKINFDPSLLYYSPTSKENEEDEKPPVTNVETYNSTNRKHICTVCGKRFFTVSALNVHIEHHPPNERSNIEKDDDNANTNRKNQYVWNNGIKCSKFECNFIALDAVEYSKHISTCEGIRLTKNADNSFCEFCNSYFSSENHYKAHLILQHPDCAPDISLKEYDAKYTTISDPVSLYVSENNSEIDADIKLSKNISHLKYPDSSITKRKSKEAGTEEISQLNQNTDKIMEQVTSIVESTPTVTNSEKIQEVKQDLTSTVGKSPMENSDSANVSKTANINNLPDLMENGKCDENEKTEHSAIQLNDVIDEKSPVEKLEESPSKENNVIADPSTNYDNLEQNNSQNISIEDERIEISHDAPPKSVEVKNDLTEKLPDGEPSDNAKVQQTVDEDEKLQRNSVEADSKNDKQTDDTTKHENYVNVEKMMYNLFKDEGTTETSLQERGDVQDLNDVSPEKNKEENELSQTNNVTDADKEDSDFEEFDYNRAGKKKYLKSYSRLNKNKTDLNKEEKVDETPVTKEEVDGTELAALDSEEPKQKKTVGRKSKKSLIVETPATDLNIKERSTRTRKKLILPDFEYDSDYKSYTPEVSKRIEVPKRPSLPKNNDTSPRKRGRPRKNPDAHLDSSANDSAIVTDISTNSANKSTTNVNDRIENSYLNAVETPKTRDIADIKIPNSDSANTSNSMVSDSFTQKETPKNTSAVTDPIKKKRGRPPKIKSESEATNERPETPATSSMVDTTTEESICSDVANALLSLSDSVRTKESVAHKSTLTPVSTKIKQVHIIKMKKMKTVIPVDSIETLEADFEPVSTFKLKNDLVADQADDSKEIDTDLSLNDTSKFDKNKDAEAKSNGFMKDTSSVAGVSAPRKRGRPPKLHKRPKSLSIPPKQPVPKVPLKPKLNKSLPTTTDEQKKVDKLFDAKLSDRKSVFLKNKAKINNVLKDDLKPNVPVKKKGRPSLKSLQDTFGFTPRPIHDIAIDESDVPETTVKPASKVNLPKKKKGKLGRPRKSDTTSDTSLQKNNDTPKTMENNLNSHKDREESPFIYESYHPKKKRARLDIDEQKDSEKDASVSKTEEKVAPQKAPRILKPKKPPPPPPVEIPDETRDIDEELYMEDVKNRTKYGKLFKKPKSFVYDEKYTDDMMINCGRCKKKMTFRHYKNYHQVSHYYLSWIEGDQEIDLNDDSDVVRILQSSITPDALKKKAIRLACEKCGDVRKSVVGYVSHVRFCQKEDKNSLFETCKLCGRALRPSSVRFHYIKFHGYYKPTKGGMCFSNENDALLNSLELDDSDDPDTPARKRIRMGFTRRELPKKDVIADEEFWTELKTSCDLYMCMGLSCRHMAISKEDLKSHVSNCVSIFCEFSCSSCDYKTKYENEIIYHSKKQCLSNVNEEIITSTTESGRRVSTRQKFHNFKYDQNNSDDETSNRDADFDVGAVEDKSDDEDDYNSDLESEKPSIRKAIPSLTPRKKSDRVLTSTSITDKLGLRNAFQQYCSGRTDPLRWTVDLRLKLFSSTPLHVHMKVNTKEWELLSSTETEKYIPIHTKSVKAYFHNGGSSSQFDLFQADVIKGVPLCYVGGPVWAMAWAPIPAHVTEQYLAVSTLRHMNHLIGTNESVSFPSLIQFWKFSSIDNISNDIQKPVLGWSIAHSYGAVWSMEWCPSGGFNNLSTTTRLGILAAATSSGCVIVYNVPKLEISDKEPKDTVTNPKPDLILKVRYDNVQCTRIVWDQISPHNSLIGGFSNGSVAFWNINTASVLLKKGNVVYPYRIFEAHNSAITALDLHWLNNSKYLLTGSINRVTRHWDLNDLSGPIHECERPTPVLDAVWMQHWIVTANVHDFGNLVGESGSFIAHPRDPFEKKKTLMNIRDTFWSLSYSLWNDTVAVSSNGGFVSVYAAKHLAMLTYKSPDFEKILTSTELVKLSDADKKDFSSDELVASMPSTNDLYDCTTAIKNNGIQFIDKAKNDMNSETLSFDLKNSNITSVNKVCWNQNYNSFNWLAIGYECGFVRVIRVERFDKHYLTKFYKTNENTATLM